The following are from one region of the Stenotrophomonas lactitubi genome:
- a CDS encoding ABC transporter ATP-binding protein has protein sequence MPVEAQPEAAVVEATGVPGYLSIRDLRKEFDGFVAVDDVNLDVRKGEIFALLGGSGSGKSTLLRCLGGFETPTKGSITVDGQRMDALPPYQRPVNMMFQSYALFPHMTVEQNIAFGLKQDGLGREAIGKRVGEMLDLVQMGHLGKRKPHQLSGGQQQRVALARSLAKGPKLLLLDEPMGALDKKLRSQMQLELVSIIESSGVTCVMVTHDQEEAMTMATRIAVMDAGWIQQVGKPDEVYEQPANRFVAEFIGSVNLFDGVIDEDLPEYVTVRSPLFPAPVYIAHGITCYEGQPVAFALRPEKVMIGKDEPEGHTNKAQGVIEDIAYFGSHSVYHVRLPSGAKVLANFANSQRWASDGLTWGDEVWVHWRDNDGVVLTS, from the coding sequence ATGCCCGTTGAAGCCCAGCCGGAAGCCGCCGTCGTCGAAGCGACCGGTGTGCCCGGCTATCTCTCCATTCGTGATCTGCGCAAGGAATTCGATGGCTTCGTCGCCGTCGATGACGTCAACCTGGATGTCCGCAAGGGCGAGATATTCGCCCTGCTGGGCGGCTCGGGCAGCGGCAAATCGACCCTGCTGCGCTGCCTCGGTGGCTTCGAGACGCCCACCAAGGGCAGCATCACCGTCGATGGCCAGCGGATGGATGCACTGCCGCCGTACCAGCGGCCGGTCAACATGATGTTCCAGTCCTACGCCCTGTTCCCGCATATGACCGTGGAGCAGAACATCGCCTTCGGCCTGAAGCAGGATGGACTGGGCCGCGAGGCCATCGGCAAGCGGGTGGGCGAGATGCTCGACCTGGTGCAGATGGGCCACCTGGGCAAGCGCAAGCCGCACCAGTTGTCCGGCGGCCAGCAGCAGCGCGTGGCGCTGGCGCGGTCGCTGGCCAAGGGGCCCAAGCTGTTGCTGCTGGACGAACCGATGGGCGCGCTGGACAAGAAGCTGCGCTCGCAGATGCAGCTGGAGCTGGTCAGCATCATCGAATCCTCGGGCGTGACCTGCGTGATGGTCACCCACGACCAGGAAGAGGCGATGACCATGGCCACGCGCATCGCGGTGATGGACGCCGGCTGGATCCAGCAGGTCGGCAAGCCCGACGAGGTCTACGAGCAGCCGGCCAACCGCTTCGTCGCCGAGTTCATCGGTTCGGTGAACCTGTTCGACGGCGTGATCGACGAGGACCTGCCCGAATACGTGACCGTGCGCTCGCCGCTGTTCCCGGCGCCGGTCTACATCGCCCACGGCATCACCTGTTATGAAGGGCAGCCGGTCGCGTTCGCGCTGCGCCCGGAGAAGGTGATGATCGGCAAGGACGAGCCGGAAGGGCACACCAACAAGGCGCAGGGCGTGATCGAGGACATCGCCTACTTCGGCAGCCATTCGGTCTACCACGTGCGCCTGCCCAGTGGTGCCAAGGTGCTGGCCAACTTCGCCAACTCGCAGCGCTGGGCCAGCGATGGCCTGACCTGGGGCGACGAGGTGTGGGTGCACTGGCGTGACAACGACGGCGTGGTGCTGACCTCATGA
- a CDS encoding ABC transporter permease subunit: MSTAGLKRWLPGTRATVIGIPYLWLLLFFAVPFLIVLMISFSHSRVGSPPYTWLLQYVDGGLSLKLNLENYLALFRDSIYAQAFLSSIKIAAISTFLTLLIGYPMAYAIARLSPAARNVAMMLVVLPSWTSFLIRVYAWKAILDRNGLLDQFLQYTGLQTLMTNMGLPKLQLIDTPTAAYIGIVYCYLPFMVLPLYANLVKHDHRLLEAAYDLGAKPWQAFLRITLPLSKAGIIAGCMLVMIPAIGEFVIPEMLGGSETLMVGRQLWNEFFNNRNWPGASAMAVAMILLLLVPILLFNRSQQRLLEGKQA, from the coding sequence ATGAGCACGGCGGGCCTGAAGCGCTGGCTGCCGGGCACGCGTGCCACGGTCATCGGCATTCCGTACCTGTGGCTGCTGCTGTTCTTCGCCGTGCCGTTCCTGATCGTGCTGATGATCAGTTTCTCGCACAGCCGGGTCGGCTCGCCGCCGTATACCTGGTTGCTGCAGTACGTCGATGGCGGCCTTTCACTGAAGCTCAACCTCGAGAACTACCTGGCGCTGTTCCGCGATTCGATCTACGCGCAGGCGTTCCTGAGCTCGATCAAGATCGCCGCGATCTCGACCTTCCTCACGTTGCTGATCGGCTATCCGATGGCCTATGCCATCGCCCGCCTGTCGCCGGCCGCGCGCAACGTGGCGATGATGCTGGTGGTGCTGCCGTCGTGGACTTCGTTCCTGATCCGCGTCTATGCCTGGAAGGCGATCCTGGACCGCAACGGCCTGCTCGACCAGTTCCTGCAGTACACCGGCCTGCAGACGCTGATGACCAACATGGGCCTGCCCAAGCTGCAGCTGATCGATACCCCGACCGCCGCCTATATCGGCATCGTGTACTGCTATCTGCCGTTCATGGTGCTGCCGCTGTACGCCAACCTGGTCAAGCATGACCACCGCCTGCTGGAAGCGGCCTACGATCTCGGTGCCAAGCCGTGGCAGGCGTTCCTGCGCATCACCCTGCCGCTGTCGAAGGCGGGCATCATCGCCGGCTGCATGCTGGTGATGATTCCGGCGATCGGCGAGTTCGTGATCCCGGAAATGCTCGGTGGCTCGGAAACGCTGATGGTCGGTCGCCAGCTGTGGAACGAGTTCTTCAACAACCGCAACTGGCCGGGCGCCTCAGCGATGGCAGTGGCGATGATCCTGTTGCTGCTGGTGCCGATCCTGCTGTTCAACCGATCCCAGCAGCGACTGCTGGAAGGGAAGCAGGCATGA
- a CDS encoding ABC transporter permease subunit translates to MSPRSAKGLGLGVLLLGFAFLYLPILLLMFYSFNSSRLAMVWAGFSTRAYSDLFADRALMDAMWTSLVVAFWTACTATVLGTLAAMVMTRFKRFRGKPFFGALVTAPLVMPDVILGFSLMALLASMGAIPGFPARGLATIWIAHVTFTLCFVTVVVSSRLQEMDLSLEEAAMDLGASRLTVFGRITLPIIAPALVAGWLLAFTLSLDDVVVASFVATPGSTTLPMKVFASVRMGISPKINALATLLVSAVSIAAVIGWYINARAEKRRQRDLQLARQDNG, encoded by the coding sequence ATGAGCCCGCGTTCTGCCAAAGGCCTGGGGCTGGGCGTGCTGCTGCTCGGCTTCGCCTTCCTGTACCTGCCGATCCTGCTGCTGATGTTCTATTCGTTCAACAGCTCGCGGTTGGCCATGGTCTGGGCCGGGTTCTCCACCCGCGCTTACAGCGATCTGTTTGCCGACCGCGCGCTGATGGATGCGATGTGGACCAGCCTGGTGGTCGCGTTCTGGACCGCCTGTACCGCCACCGTGCTCGGCACGCTGGCGGCGATGGTGATGACCCGCTTCAAGCGCTTCCGCGGCAAGCCGTTTTTCGGTGCGCTGGTGACCGCGCCGCTGGTGATGCCGGACGTGATCCTCGGCTTCTCGCTGATGGCGCTGCTGGCGTCGATGGGCGCGATTCCGGGCTTCCCGGCGCGCGGCCTGGCCACCATCTGGATCGCCCACGTCACCTTCACCCTGTGCTTCGTCACCGTGGTGGTGTCCTCGCGCCTGCAGGAGATGGACCTGTCGCTGGAAGAGGCGGCGATGGATCTCGGCGCGAGCCGGCTGACCGTGTTCGGCCGCATCACCCTGCCGATCATCGCGCCGGCACTAGTGGCCGGCTGGCTGCTCGCCTTCACCCTGTCGCTGGATGACGTAGTGGTGGCCAGCTTCGTCGCCACGCCGGGCTCGACCACGCTGCCGATGAAGGTGTTCGCCTCGGTGCGCATGGGCATCAGCCCGAAGATCAATGCGCTGGCCACGCTGCTGGTATCGGCGGTGTCGATTGCTGCGGTGATCGGCTGGTACATCAATGCGCGTGCCGAGAAGCGACGCCAGCGCGATCTGCAGCTGGCACGCCAGGACAACGGCTGA
- a CDS encoding NAD-dependent succinate-semialdehyde dehydrogenase, with product MTVEIINPATGQVTYRHELMDAAAIERRLQAAADAFPRWAERSLQERGAILKQIAGQLRARRDDLQQAMTSEMGKLKAEALAEVEKCASTCEFYADHAADYLKPQLIDTEAQRSYVRYEPIGCVFAVMPWNFPIWQVFRFLAPAFMAGNVALLKHASNVPQCADLILAVCRDGGLPDGVFDVLHIDNDQAAEVLRDARVKAVTLTGSERAGRSIASNAGSQLKKSVMELGGSDAFVVLDDADLDKAVAAAVKSRFDNSGQTCIAAKRFIVVDAVADEFTRRFVEAAGERQYGDPNERGTTLAPMARADLRDELHKQVQASVAKGARVLIGGEPVAGSHAGYPASVLDQVGPGMPAYDEELFGPVAAVIRVKDEAEALRVANDTRFGLGGSVWTRDPVRGESFAQRMECGAAFVNAIVKSDARLPFGGSKESGFGRELADHGIHEFMNIKTIYVA from the coding sequence ATGACCGTCGAGATCATCAACCCGGCCACCGGCCAGGTGACCTACCGCCATGAGCTGATGGACGCCGCTGCCATCGAGCGGCGCCTGCAGGCGGCAGCCGATGCATTCCCGCGCTGGGCCGAGCGCTCGCTGCAGGAACGTGGGGCGATCCTCAAGCAGATCGCTGGCCAGCTGCGTGCGCGCCGCGACGACCTGCAGCAGGCCATGACCAGCGAAATGGGCAAGCTGAAGGCCGAAGCCCTGGCCGAGGTGGAAAAGTGCGCGAGCACCTGTGAGTTCTATGCCGACCACGCTGCCGACTACCTGAAGCCGCAACTGATCGATACCGAGGCACAGCGCAGCTACGTGCGCTATGAGCCGATCGGCTGCGTGTTCGCGGTGATGCCGTGGAATTTCCCGATCTGGCAGGTGTTCCGCTTCCTTGCTCCGGCGTTCATGGCCGGCAACGTGGCGCTGCTCAAGCACGCCAGCAACGTGCCGCAGTGCGCCGACCTGATCCTGGCGGTATGCCGCGATGGCGGCCTGCCTGACGGCGTGTTCGACGTACTGCACATCGACAACGACCAGGCTGCCGAGGTGCTACGCGACGCACGGGTGAAAGCCGTGACCCTGACCGGCAGCGAGCGGGCAGGGCGCTCGATTGCGTCCAACGCTGGCAGCCAGTTGAAGAAGTCGGTGATGGAGCTGGGCGGCAGCGACGCCTTCGTGGTGCTCGATGATGCCGACCTGGACAAGGCGGTGGCCGCCGCGGTGAAGTCGCGCTTCGACAACAGTGGCCAGACCTGCATTGCCGCCAAGCGGTTCATCGTGGTGGACGCGGTGGCCGATGAATTCACCCGGCGCTTCGTCGAGGCCGCGGGCGAGCGCCAGTATGGTGACCCGAACGAGCGCGGCACCACGCTGGCGCCGATGGCCCGTGCCGACCTGCGCGACGAACTGCACAAGCAGGTGCAGGCCAGCGTCGCCAAAGGCGCCCGCGTGCTGATCGGCGGCGAACCGGTGGCTGGCAGCCACGCCGGCTATCCGGCCAGCGTGCTCGACCAGGTGGGGCCAGGCATGCCGGCCTACGACGAAGAACTGTTCGGGCCGGTCGCCGCCGTCATCCGGGTCAAGGATGAAGCCGAGGCGCTGCGCGTGGCCAACGACACCCGTTTCGGCCTCGGTGGCAGCGTGTGGACGCGTGACCCGGTGCGCGGTGAGTCCTTCGCCCAGCGCATGGAATGCGGCGCGGCGTTCGTCAACGCCATCGTCAAGAGCGACGCGCGGTTGCCGTTCGGCGGCAGCAAGGAATCAGGTTTCGGCCGCGAACTGGCCGACCACGGCATCCATGAGTTCATGAACATCAAGACCATCTACGTGGCTTGA
- a CDS encoding magnesium and cobalt transport protein CorA: protein MAGMSLPASLPAPAAASAAANPTCVINCVHYDDDGKRHDISLDAISDVIASNNGFVWVGLYDPNEDVLLKLQEEFCLHDLAVEDARNAHQRPKVEAYGNSLFVVVTTAQMVDERIQYGETHAFLGPRFLVTVRHGASLSYAPVRARVEREPQLLKMGPSYCLYAVADFVVDNYLPITNRFRDTLELLEKDIFADSYKRSTVVRLYELKRELNKMRMAVAPLQDVLAQLRRYQGELFPDEVKLYIRDVHDHAVRISDVIDTLREMLGTALSVNLSLVTLAQGETVKRLGAWAALLAAPTLITSWYGMNFSHMPELNQPWAYPLMIVGVGGICVGLYRLFKRVKWL from the coding sequence ATGGCGGGCATGTCATTGCCCGCCTCATTGCCCGCCCCTGCTGCCGCCTCCGCCGCAGCCAATCCCACCTGCGTCATCAACTGCGTCCACTACGATGACGACGGCAAACGCCACGACATCAGCCTGGATGCCATCAGCGATGTCATCGCCAGCAACAACGGTTTCGTCTGGGTCGGCCTGTACGACCCGAACGAAGACGTACTGCTGAAGCTGCAGGAAGAATTCTGCCTGCACGACCTGGCGGTCGAGGATGCACGCAACGCGCACCAGCGCCCCAAGGTGGAGGCCTACGGCAACTCGTTGTTCGTGGTGGTGACCACCGCGCAGATGGTCGACGAGCGCATCCAGTACGGCGAAACCCATGCCTTCCTCGGCCCACGGTTCCTGGTGACCGTGCGCCATGGCGCCTCGCTGTCGTACGCGCCGGTGCGCGCACGCGTCGAGCGCGAACCACAACTGCTGAAGATGGGGCCGTCGTACTGCCTGTACGCCGTGGCCGACTTCGTGGTGGACAACTACCTGCCCATCACCAACCGTTTCCGCGACACCCTGGAACTGCTGGAGAAGGACATCTTCGCCGACAGCTACAAGCGCAGCACCGTTGTGCGCCTGTATGAGCTCAAGCGCGAGTTGAACAAGATGCGGATGGCAGTGGCGCCACTGCAGGATGTACTGGCGCAGCTGCGCCGCTATCAGGGCGAACTGTTCCCGGACGAAGTGAAGCTGTATATCCGCGACGTGCACGACCATGCGGTACGCATCAGCGATGTGATCGACACCCTGCGCGAGATGCTGGGCACGGCCTTGAGCGTGAACCTGTCACTGGTGACGCTGGCCCAGGGCGAGACGGTGAAGCGACTGGGTGCATGGGCCGCGCTGCTGGCCGCGCCGACGTTGATCACCAGCTGGTATGGCATGAATTTCAGCCACATGCCGGAATTGAACCAGCCGTGGGCCTACCCGCTGATGATCGTCGGAGTCGGTGGCATCTGCGTCGGCCTGTACCGGCTGTTCAAGCGGGTGAAGTGGTTGTAG